The Bombus pascuorum chromosome 13, iyBomPasc1.1, whole genome shotgun sequence nucleotide sequence aaaattgaTGTGAATTCATCATGTTTTATCGTTGTTGTATTTCGCGTGCACATGATAgtttaaagaaattcattAGTAACTTCCAATTAAATAGGTAATCGTTAAatggttttaattaaattcagtGATATCGTTCTGAATCCAAGCcaattaataatcaaatgCATCGTTATTCTCATCGATTTTGATTTGGCGTTACCCTGAGATCTTTTGTAACCCCTTGCAAATTTTGTAGGAGTTGCAcacgtttatttctttttctaattaaatcatttttcgaATCGGAATGTTTcaatattgtatttcaatttcaagctGGATGTCGTCGAGTTAGTCGAGATCGATTTGATGAACTATGTGTTCTACTGCTAGatcgtttcctctttttacttttatgcCTATCTTTATgcttcgatttttttttacgtgCATACGATTTACTTGAATAATTACTGCATTGACTGTGCGACCTAAAATCTCCATCGGAATCTGAACTACTTAGAATTACTTCTCTTGTCTTGGATTTAAATTCACGATCTTTTCTTAACATGTCTCTGGCTGTCCAAGAGCTGTCATTATCACTCATATCTCGTTGAGATTCTCGTCTTCTAGAActatctcttttttctttctgggATGCGTAAGAAGATACACTGCTACTTCTAGATTCAGATTGTCGATCACTCTTGTATCTTGACTCTTTTCGGTGAGCTTCTTTTGTATCCGATACTTGCCTGGTTTTACCTCTTGTTCTAATTACCTTCTCACTTCTGTTTATATCAAAATCACTTGAACTAGTGGCGTATTTCCTTTTAGATTTTCGCAGTGTACGAGATTTCACATTCTTCACAACTTCGTCCGAATCAGTACTATTACTACTGAATGATTCATCGTCTGAATATCGagtttctttcttaattaaatctttacGAACCCGTACAGTACCTTTCGTAGAATATTGTAAAGTTCTCGATTTTTTTTCATCCATAGGTTTTGATTCGATCTCGTGAGAACTGTTGtcactactactactacttaATCTTCTTTTCGACATCCGTTGAGTATTCCTCTTCGATGTCTTTTTTCTAGCGTCACTTTCGCCTGAACTGGATAAATTCCTACTCGTTCGATTACGAACTCTTGTTTCTATAGATCGCTTGCGCTTTCTACTAGTTGTACTTCTTTTCGTATGTTTTCTAGTGCGACTTTGATATTTTCTGCTTCTTCTGAAATTGTAATCGCTGTCTGAATCAGAATTACTTTCATTAGATGATGATGCCAATGCTCGGTTCTTAATACTGTGAGATGTACTAGGTTGGACAATATCTTCATATGCAGCAGGTGCTGGAACtctaataataacattaaaataacataGCTATGATTTCAATTGATGTCAAGtgttctaaaataaaatattttcacttaCTGAGCGTTATCATTTGATATGTgagaaatgtttatttcttcAGGATCGGATGAAAgtaattctataatttctgGAGTTCTTTCGTGACGAGGTTTCACATAACCAATCACTTCGCAATCATCATCTGATGTGGAGGAATCAGAGGAAATAGTTAATACATCTGGTACATTGTATGGGATTTCCAATTGGAACGTTTGTGTTACAGTACTTGGacctaattaaaaaaatattttacattttaatttcatgtaaaataacgatgtgaaacaaagaaaaccaAATGAGAGTTTTACCAGGCATATTAATTGTATGTGGTCCTACACTAGGCATATCTGTGTTCATTCTAAGGTCGATTGCTTCATCTAGAACTCGGACATCTGAATCATCAGAACTAGTGCTAGTACTGCTAGATGCAGGTGACAAAATATGTGATACATATTCATTTGACAAACCTATAATGAATATTACTAATTTTAGAAAGAAAGAGTGTAAAGTATCACGTATGATATACAAATAAGTAATGGAACTATATCACGTACCCTGTGGTAAATAAGTTACGGATTGATCATAGCCAACTAAATCGAAATTAGTTCGCGCATAATTAAGTAATTCATGTACAAAGTGATCTGTGTATGTGCTGAAATGAGGGCGTACTAATTCCCGAAATTCTGGGCTTCTGATATCATAGTGACTAAGAGCATCCAATATGATACTTAATACATATGCAACAAGTGAAGAATTGTTATTGAGTAATACTTGCAATTCTCTATTTAACCATGGTATAAGTCTGTTTAATTCTCTCGGTTCTCTCCTTTGACGGAATAAGAAAACGttatattgatttttcatGCAAATAATGTATAGATAGTACCAAGTATTAATACTTACCGATAAAAATCGGCACTACATTCGCGAAAGCGGCCAAATACATCTGGTAATGCAGTAGCCCAAATTCCGAGCCTATAAATGGTGCGACGATAATCGGCTGGATTTACACGTCTACGTAAACGCTCTCCTATTGGAACTTGTGGTGCTATGCTTGGTAATTGTTCTCTTCTTGCAACCTGTTCTGGATTAAGCACTATTTCATGTGGACGCCTGTGATGTCCTGTCATAGTTGTTCTAtaatgatttaatttatttgtttatgacattgttatatatttaatattagatattaatCTTGGATTAAGATTTACATGATACCTATAATGAAAACGATGAGTGCCAACATCCATAGCATGACCCAACTCAAAATTAAGATCAAAAGTGGCAAATTCTCTAGGTACATGATACTGGTCATAATCTTCTTCTGATCTAACATTGTGTATGATGGATTTGAATGTTTGTTTACATAATGGACATTCTGTCTTTATTTTAGACCACTGAAGTAAACAAGTAAAACAAAATTGATGAAGGCAACTATCAGTGAATGAGGTATTCACTAATTTGCCCAAACAAATGCTACAATTTGGCGGAGGTGACACTGCACCATCACTCCGATCACTGCTATCTGGATTCTGTACAGGTGCTTCTGATTTAATAGGTTCTTCTGCACCTGCGGTCGAATCTTTTACTTCTAATGGACCTTCCATTATAGATTAATATATTTGTCCATTTATTAAAAGGAACTACCCTGAAATACATTAAATCATATATGAATCTAACAAAGTTAACATTAATATacttgtataaaaaataattccatctataatataagatattacatataaattaagtatatacactataaagtaaaattagtaaaattaaagtaaaataaaactgtaagttaaataatgtaactagtgatattaataattatccattaatttatgaagtctatacaagatattttacatatatctaattgttattattattacagtttataaatatttactgaCTACGATAGGTTGTTTAAAatgttacataaataattttagtttacgataaaaatgaataattaacaaaaatacaaGACTGTATATAAACTCTATTACGTCGACGTAAATGTCATACGTACGTGTAAAAAtatcaagataaaaatttttttcgtcttaaaattcattgaaaaaagATAAGCTTGTATTAACCTTCAAGAacgtatttctattaaaacaagaaataaagTGAAGAAAAAGACGTCATACGGAAAAGAAAGAGGCGTCATAAAGCTGTTTTATAATCGGTATGTTTCCATTTTATTCAACTTGTTATTGATTATCGATGtcactatttttttttataaatcataCGGTTCTAGAAGTGTGAGTTCTTACCTTCGAGAAACgagaaggaaattttaatgtcGGCgttcaaacgaaaaataattaatatttcgacGAAACTATCTTTTCTCAGGAACGGTACTTTTACAGCAACCCATGATCGCAGAACGGAAACTGGTGTAGCATAATGCTATGAATGAGATATTAACCGAAGGTAAGAATTATTATCATCAGTGATACcttcttaaaaaaaattccTAGCAGGATGAAGACAGCACATAAATACACGGTCtggttgaaataatatttatttgttcaaactttatctttaatattttaagttatTAGTATTAACTacttatattgtttattacctcatttataataatataaaaataagtaataatacatataactgtaaatttttgttaatttgcTTTAACTGTATCGACTAACTTAATAGTAGTGAAAATTAAGTAATACCAATAGTACCAACATTTCAGTATcgtcaaataatttattgcacAAAGACAAAAAAGCTTGAATACTTGATGCTTCTTATTCAATTTGATCGTGATTACGTAGAATTACCAATCATGGTacaaataatacttttatcaatttcttttatttattatgtatatttgttatttctaaatatttgaaaaatcgaataatataaatactctTTATACGTTGTTTTAATGTActgttatttttcttatacattaataatattatattttaaacaaatggTTTACGTACATAATTTGTCAGAATCAACTGATAACTATAACCagtttatttcttaaaatattatgttgTAAAATGAtggagataaaataaaaataattcttcaatTAAAGAAAACCTTGTACGTATCATGATTGTAAGATAAAGCTGCTATGTTAGGAGATTATGTTTCATATCATTAGCCAAAAAGAAGAATGGGagacatacatatatagttcGCAAATAATGCTTTATAATGTCATTACTAAATCATTCCAACTGTCTTACTAAGATATGTATTACTTAAAGAACCGTAGTTATTTCACTATTGATAATATAtagattgcagatttttatgcaaattcattattttgaaaatataattaaaaaggtaGAACCACGGTAGAAAATTTTACCTaccaaatattatagaaagcattatactttgaatactttatatatattttcatgcgTATTCTGTGtaattttgtactttcaaATTAGTAGTTTAAGCGTagtctaataatataatactcaATAGATTATAGAGACAAAAtgatgaatatatttttacgaatattttgttaaaattaattaatcctttTGGTACAAACTGTAATGTCTCCTTAATTATCCCTGAACCTACAATAGTGCGTTATTTGACCGAAGTTTTGCCTTATTCATTGACCGTTGCTATTCCTATTAGTTTTTGGAAGTAATTTCGTTCAGTAAAACCGAATATgtctgttttaataaaatgtcaaTTCCATATTTTGTACTAGGGTCTAAGGTATTACACTTGCACATAATGAGGAACACTTAAGATTTTCTGGAACTCTATTTTTCTTAAGAACTGGTTAGATATGGTCCTGAGCCGCGGTCAGTTAACGTGAAATTACGGTGACTCTGATTTCGTGAGGTAAAAATAGCTTATTGTTACATAGTCGAGGAGTAGCGATGTTCATTAATATTACCGTAAAAATATCCTGTATACAaatctaaatttttttatgtaacaGGTACATTAATGTGTGACAATAACGGGTATTTGCGTCTTACCGTTCAATACTAGCCATAGTTATGTTTTAatctacatatacatacatatgtatttttatgacaacgttattcaataaaaaagaaagaggatgGAGAAAGTATTACatacattaaatacaaaattaattgctGCAAATAAACATCaagatttgataaataaatacaaaacatTATGTACAGATGAAGAACGTATAGTATTTACTCTTAATGTTATgctagaatataatataattccaCAAGCTTGTGGTGATATGAAAGATGCAAAGGAATCTGAGAAATTGAGAGAACAAGGTAATAAACTATTTGTTTCAACgccattgaaaaattatacatgtGTGGACgcattaaaattgtatacaaAAAGCATAGCTTATGCTCCTTATCCATCTGAACAACTTGCTGTGGCATATGCCAACAGATCTGCTGTTCTAATAAAGTTACATAAATATGAGTTATGTATTCAAGACATAGATAGAGCATTAGCACTCACATATCCAGATAATTTACGTGCTAAGCTTTGTATAAGAAAAGTTGAGTGTTTAAATGCATTGGAACATCCTCATATGGAAGATGCCATAAAAGAAGCACAATATTGGTTGGAAAAGATGTCTTCAGATGATATCAACCAAAAAAAATTAAGTGAAAAactaaataatacaaaaaacaaCTTAGCATCtcaaaaattgaagaaacagAATACCATAAAACAACCACCGCTTCCTAAGATAAAAACTCATAATATTGAAGTTCCTTGTGCTTCTGATGCAGTAActataaagtataatgaaGAATATGGTAGACATATTGTAGCTACTCGTAAAATAAGACCTGGTGAAGTAATTGCAGTAGAAAAGCCATACTCATTAATATTAACACctgataatatacatacacattgTTCAAATTGTTTGGAGGTGTCTTGGGCCAATATACCTTGTGAGCACTGTACATATGCTATGTATTGTTCAGAGGAATGTAAGGTTATGGAATGGAAGAAGTATCATGATGTTGAATGTGCAGTATTTCCTTCTATGTTAAAGATGAATTTTGTCAAATTAGATCTGTTTAGTTTAAGACTAGCTATTCAGGCTGCGAGAGAAGCTACAAATATACAAGAACTAAGGAAGGAGTTAAAAGAAGTTGATAGTTGTGTTGGTAAATAACTATACACATTACCGtgatgaaattaatatgagtgtaattttgtattttcttacaTTCTTTTCAGCTTCTCGAACAAAAGGTTTTTCTAAAGATGGAACTTTTCCTAGTGATAAATATAGGAGTTTATTAGGTCTTGTGACTAATACTGAAAAACGTTCAGTACAAGATCTCTTTAGAAGATCTTTAGATGCaagctttattttatattttgtagcaACATGTACTAATATGTTTGGAAATCCATTAAGCAAAGATTTATCtgtgttaataaaaaatgctgATGTTACATTTTTTGGTGGTCTTATTTTAAGACATCAGCAACTGATTCCTAGTAATATTCATAGTGTATGTGATATTCATATTGCTTTAGTGCAATTACTTTTTtgtcataaattattaatatttggttACTCGGAAAGTTCGTGCCGATTTTCGGTAGATGACATTAGGACATAATAgataattaatgtaaatgaCTATTTGCAGTTCTCTGAGGAATGTGGATTAGAGGCAGTTGAACGTGGTGTTGCAGCTATGCCATTCTGTAGCTTAATTAATCACAGTTGTAATCCAAATATCTTAAGGCATTCAAGGtctaaatatattgttatctATGCTATATATCCTATTGAAGAAGGTGAAcaggtatatatatttaagtgaCACATAAATAGTACATTATGATACTAATGTTTTGCCattcacaaattttttattcttctttttaagttatatgatatttatactCAACATTATGCTATTACACCAAAAGCCATGAGACAAAAAAAACTTTTGAAACAGTATTATTTTAAGTGTAATTGTCTACCATGTCAAGAGGACTGGCCACTATACTATAATCTAAAATCTTTCAGAGTAAGTTATTAGTTAATTAGgtatattttaaagtattaCTTTGTACTATTATTTACCTCtgcgatttattattttatagaatttagttAAGAAGGAGGAAGATAAGAACAGGATTAGGCATgtgttaagaaaatttaatagatatGTCAATATTGCAACAGAAGGAAATATATCGGATAAACATATCGTTGAtgatttgttaaaaatgattGAAGTACTATATGAATTGGTACCAATGCCGTGTGAAGAAATGAATAACGTAGTAGAAACTTTGAAGCGTGTCTACGATTTAAATGGAAATCGGCTTGAAATTCCTGAACTGTAACATcttatatgataaaatttatacaaaacaaaattttaatatgtttttacagagaaaataaatgtgcgttttaaactatatatttataataatatatacttatattatatatttgtatatattaaaaatatacgtgCTATGAATACGACGTCAATGTGTATTTGATGtcaataacattttatatattgacataaaatatgtattgtattatttttattaagtacAAATTGACAGAGatcgagaaaataaaatacctgTAAAACTATACAAATGTTATGATGTTTAATTGCCGATAAGGTTGGATAGTAACTAAAATAATGATTAAAGTATGTTCATTGAAACcgaataattatatagatattgCAATAGTGTTCTTACTGAGCTTCAAAGGGAACAGTTTATAGCATATATTTGAGGTAGTGAAAAAGGTAGAAAGTGCATAAAAAATTGGTATAAATTATGAACTTTCAAAATACTGAATGTCAATTCCTCAAAATATATCCTACGTATTAGGATCTACCTTGCTAGCAACCAACTGAATATTGGTAATAAAATCGTTAATCCTATTGAgtgatatatactatttgtaCCACTGCAAGTGGTACAAACTGCTTGGAAATGATTATGGAAGTAAGTAATTCTCCATTCAACAGCAGGATGTACAGGACTATGTTTTTCTAAATAcatcattaatatatttgatgTACTGACACCTATAAAAAAAAGTGCGTTGTTAcattgtttattaaacagctTGTTAAACGATAAGTAactcatttaaaaaattatatttaacaaaatttatataaatgtaccGAGAGATGTGGTTTTGAGATCCTTTAGCATAGAATATCCATCACCACCGCTTTGCAAGAAGTCAGTTAGAAGTACATTATAAGTTTGATTTTTTTCAAGTCTGTTATATGTTGGAACATCACAGGATGCACACAATACTTTTACTGAAACTACTCTTGAATTTTTTGGTTGAGTTAAATCATAGACCACCTGTAgtcatttaaataaagtaatatgaTTAATTACTGTTTAACAATGTTgaattattgatttataataatagcTACAAAgctatgtatatttaatcacATACTTGAAGTCCTGAAACTTGCAAAAATGCTCCAAAGAGATTAGCAGTATTATCCTTGTCTAGATTGTAAACGCTCCATTCTAATACAGACAATAACAATTCTCCAGTCATTGAAGCTTTTACGATAGTGTTATGAAAGGGTAGCACGTTAAGAACATCACCCATGGTGACTTTATCTTCATTGCCTCTTGTGATAGAACTTCTGATACTGCCACCATTATGAATAGCTATTGCAGCATCCGTCCAACTGGATTGGTCTGCATATTCACCAACATTGTAATCAATCATGCTATCTGTGATTAAATTGCCCAGGTTACACTCTCTTAGTCTACAAATTTTACTATCTCCTTCGAGAAGGACTCGTGTATTTCCGACTATTCTTAGGCTAATATTATCGATAGCATCTCTCATCTGTTctaattcgtttaaaatatctttcgcctattacgaaataaaacaaacaattatataattaatataatttctagtTTGTTTGATGTTACTGGTTCTATTTAATTGATGAGTGCACATTGTTGAATGTATTGTATAACATGGTTTTTCGATAATAACaagcaataattattattaatctgcGGATTTGTTATAGATCTATAAGGAGATTCTACTCTTTTAATCATATTCTcaagaatatgaatttgcataaaaattcatagtctaatcattattataaaagtacATTGCGAAAGTCATGATATGTTAAGAGGAGCATAGAATCCGTGTGAGTAAAAAGATGTAGCCGAAATCCTTCAAATAAAGTCAGGAACAAGGAAAGTAAATGTTTTGGGAGAGACAGAGAATATAAACCACCTCCTCTGGTTACATACTCCTAATACATACTTCCTATAGCctgattaaagaaaaataaaatttccaaggCCGAAGAATGGTAGTAGTAGagatgattaaaataaaatcggtATAGAAAATGAACCAATtacttgatttttaaatataatttctacacTTTTTTTAGAATCACATTGTAGAGATGATACatctatttaatattcaaatataacttaaaaaataatcttttattttaataattgctaACAAAAAATTGTTCTACAATATCTCTTAAAGAAGTTATAGCATATGGCAACAATAATAGCAgagttaacaaaattttatgaaaaactaTCGCATTCTATGTATGATGCAATGGAATTTAGAATAGTTTAGCGATGAATTTTTCTTGTCTATAATATTCTGTTATGGACAGGGCTAATATATTAGGAGCATATCTAAATCGAATTGGTAActtctattttctatctttctcatATAATAGTGTGAACCTTGTCTGTGACATCACACTAGAAATTCAACGACTTCCTCGAGTATTCTATGTTCCTGTTAACATTTCTCAATTTTCGAACTAAATTCGAACACTCAATAGATGGCACTGATCTCTAATTCTTTCTTATCGTTATCCTTGTACAGTTTATCGGGACGTGTGTATAAAGGTATTGCTGCATTAAGGAGCTATAGATCTACTTTTCAATAATTTGAGAAAACTAATAAGAATCAATTCAATATCAACCAAAATCAAATTACTTTTTGAAATGTCAATTAATTAGTCAACCATCGgttaaaatgataataataaacttgTGTTCTTTTGAATATGaaatcttccttcttcttccaataaatataattaaaatattagagCTGCCTTTTTATTGTTACAAACCTTACATACCTATGttaccatatatatatatatatatatatatatatatatatatatatataatataatataatatatataaatatataatatatatatatttgcatcgATAATGTTGTCAATTTCATTACAAGATATGGATTTATATAATTGCACATCAAAAGAAGATCCGATTTCGATATCAAATAATGTAGATGACAATAATTTctgttatatgtatacaaatttAACGCTCACCTGTTCAATACTGCTGTCTACAAGAATAGGATTGCCATTAATATTAGTCACTTCTCCCTTGTCATCGAAGGTCACCGTAAGATTGCCAAGATACTTAGTATAAGCGTAAGCTTGAACCACATAAACCTTTCTTCCACTTTTCTGTATTACTTCTGTTGGATATAAACCTTCTGGTATCTCCAAATCCGGTTGTATGCCATTATAAAGGAAAGTATTCGTGTGTCCACCGATCACTATATCGATATCTTCCACTTCTCGACCAATCTTCTTGTCCATCTCAAATCCAGAATGTCCCACAGCGATCAATATGTTCACACCCTgactttttaattgttttgcTTCTCTACGAATGCTCTCCACTTCGTCTAAGAAAATCACGTTTTCCGTGCTGGCAATTATCTTAGTATCTGGTGTTAGATAACCGATTACGCCGATTTTCACTCCATTTACGGTTAGAATTGTACTGTTTTTTAACTTTGTAGCTGCCAGATCTGGTTGTTTGCTTAAGTCTAGGTTGGAAGTGACTATGGGGAATGAGGCGTTCTGGATGAAAGGTATCAAACCTTCCACGCTATCGTCGAACTCGTGGTTTCCTAAACTCTGTAATTTTGTGAcagaaaaaaatagagaacGATAAAAGATCGACGGTATGGATGGATAGTACGGAAGTATTTTCACACGAGATACTCTACCGTGACATTTGGAGCTAGAAGATTCAAGAATTTGGCTACAATTTTCCACTTGTACACGCTGAACCACATAGATCCTTGATAAGTATCGCCAGCGTTGAGGAAGAGACATGGGACCGACGAGTTTCTGGCTTGTCGAACCAGAGTAGCTATTCTCGCGAATCCACCATAGCATTTGTTCTCCTCTGCTTCTTTCTTCGAGCAAATGCTTGATAATCTTGATGTTTGCTCGAATCTGTGAACATTAATCGGGCAATTTTTTAGGCTAATTGACAGATTAATAGCGTAATTAACAGGACATTTGTTCAAGTTAAAAGAATGTATCTGAGTCAAACTGATAGTCTAATTTTCCTTGTAATTGGCTAGATtcaattatgaataatttataagtaatCTGCATTTGAAAACAGACTACTCGACTCGTTATTAATGGTGTGATAAACAGTGGAATATAATAccaagtatattaaaacaCAGTACTTTCTAGACTGAGAGATCGAGTATCATCGAAATTAGAAGATCATCGCGAAAACAAACTGACTTTTTTTCGTATCGCCTTCATACGCGAAAGTATTTCACTGGATAATTAACGTGAAAACTAACGTTTAAGTCGCACGTGGAGTATTAGTTATCGTTACGTTGTTCGTAATTAGCGTCGATGCGTTGCGATTGCGTAGTACCGATATTTTGACCATTTGAATATTTAGCTGAAATAATTTGCGATGGAGcgtattgaaaaatttactaaACGTAGCAAATAGCGATAATCCGCGAAAAACAAACAGACTGTTAGACTGGGGATATTTACGCAAATGCGCGTCTTATTCGTATTTCTACGTCTGGAAATTTTTAGAAGATGGACGAACATAAAATGGGACGATCGAAGTGAAACGATGGAGAAATACGGCGATAAGAATGCTACTCGATGTCTGTGCATCTTGAAAACCTTTCGCAACATCtatctttttatcttatttcttttaattgcgGAAACAACAGAGTTTCCGCTGTTCGAACCAATATAAAAGTCGACTAATTGCGATAAAATCAATCTCTTatcttattctttttcttttttatagaaCGATTTTTACAAAGATAAGTCTGATAACAGGGAAACGTTGTGGCGAAAGCGAATAATTTCCGACGATTATTACTATGAGACAATTTGCGACTGTagatgtttcttatttttactcgttcgtcttttttaaaaataacgaaaataaagaaagaggcaaaagtaagaaattgtgataaaaattaataatcacgCTAACTATTAATTTGAACAAATTCAACATATACGTAcgcattttttttctatacttCTTCCTCCTGTAAAGATACGAAACGTATCCTCTTATGATATCCATATATT carries:
- the LOC132913348 gene encoding E3 ubiquitin-protein ligase Topors isoform X2, with amino-acid sequence MEGPLEVKDSTAGAEEPIKSEAPVQNPDSSDRSDGAVSPPPNCSICLGKLVNTSFTDSCLHQFCFTCLLQWSKIKTECPLCKQTFKSIIHNVRSEEDYDQYHVPREFATFDLNFELGHAMDVGTHRFHYRTTMTGHHRRPHEIVLNPEQVARREQLPSIAPQVPIGERLRRRVNPADYRRTIYRLGIWATALPDVFGRFRECSADFYRREPRELNRLIPWLNRELQVLLNNNSSLVAYVLSIILDALSHYDIRSPEFRELVRPHFSTYTDHFVHELLNYARTNFDLVGYDQSVTYLPQGLSNEYVSHILSPASSSTSTSSDDSDVRVLDEAIDLRMNTDMPSVGPHTINMPGPSTVTQTFQLEIPYNVPDVLTISSDSSTSDDDCEVIGYVKPRHERTPEIIELLSSDPEEINISHISNDNAQVPAPAAYEDIVQPSTSHSIKNRALASSSNESNSDSDSDYNFRRSRKYQSRTRKHTKRSTTSRKRKRSIETRVRNRTSRNLSSSGESDARKKTSKRNTQRMSKRRLSSSSSDNSSHEIESKPMDEKKSRTLQYSTKGTVRVRKDLIKKETRYSDDESFSSNSTDSDEVVKNVKSRTLRKSKRKYATSSSDFDINRSEKVIRTRGKTRQVSDTKEAHRKESRYKSDRQSESRSSSVSSYASQKEKRDSSRRRESQRDMSDNDSSWTARDMLRKDREFKSKTREVILSSSDSDGDFRSHSQCSNYSSKSYARKKKSKHKDRHKSKKRKRSSSRTHSSSNRSRLTRRHPA
- the LOC132913348 gene encoding E3 ubiquitin-protein ligase Topors isoform X1; the protein is MEGPLEVKDSTAGAEEPIKSEAPVQNPDSSDRSDGAVSPPPNCSICLGKLVNTSFTDSCLHQFCFTCLLQWSKIKTECPLCKQTFKSIIHNVRSEEDYDQYHVPREFATFDLNFELGHAMDVGTHRFHYRTTMTGHHRRPHEIVLNPEQVARREQLPSIAPQVPIGERLRRRVNPADYRRTIYRLGIWATALPDVFGRFRECSADFYRREPRELNRLIPWLNRELQVLLNNNSSLVAYVLSIILDALSHYDIRSPEFRELVRPHFSTYTDHFVHELLNYARTNFDLVGYDQSVTYLPQVIFIIGLSNEYVSHILSPASSSTSTSSDDSDVRVLDEAIDLRMNTDMPSVGPHTINMPGPSTVTQTFQLEIPYNVPDVLTISSDSSTSDDDCEVIGYVKPRHERTPEIIELLSSDPEEINISHISNDNAQVPAPAAYEDIVQPSTSHSIKNRALASSSNESNSDSDSDYNFRRSRKYQSRTRKHTKRSTTSRKRKRSIETRVRNRTSRNLSSSGESDARKKTSKRNTQRMSKRRLSSSSSDNSSHEIESKPMDEKKSRTLQYSTKGTVRVRKDLIKKETRYSDDESFSSNSTDSDEVVKNVKSRTLRKSKRKYATSSSDFDINRSEKVIRTRGKTRQVSDTKEAHRKESRYKSDRQSESRSSSVSSYASQKEKRDSSRRRESQRDMSDNDSSWTARDMLRKDREFKSKTREVILSSSDSDGDFRSHSQCSNYSSKSYARKKKSKHKDRHKSKKRKRSSSRTHSSSNRSRLTRRHPA
- the LOC132913349 gene encoding SET and MYND domain-containing protein 4-like, translated to MEKVLHTLNTKLIAANKHQDLINKYKTLCTDEERIVFTLNVMLEYNIIPQACGDMKDAKESEKLREQGNKLFVSTPLKNYTCVDALKLYTKSIAYAPYPSEQLAVAYANRSAVLIKLHKYELCIQDIDRALALTYPDNLRAKLCIRKVECLNALEHPHMEDAIKEAQYWLEKMSSDDINQKKLSEKLNNTKNNLASQKLKKQNTIKQPPLPKIKTHNIEVPCASDAVTIKYNEEYGRHIVATRKIRPGEVIAVEKPYSLILTPDNIHTHCSNCLEVSWANIPCEHCTYAMYCSEECKVMEWKKYHDVECAVFPSMLKMNFVKLDLFSLRLAIQAAREATNIQELRKELKEVDSCVASRTKGFSKDGTFPSDKYRSLLGLVTNTEKRSVQDLFRRSLDASFILYFVATCTNMFGNPLSKDLSVLIKNADVTFFGGLILRHQQLIPSNIHSFSEECGLEAVERGVAAMPFCSLINHSCNPNILRHSRSKYIVIYAIYPIEEGEQLYDIYTQHYAITPKAMRQKKLLKQYYFKCNCLPCQEDWPLYYNLKSFRNLVKKEEDKNRIRHVLRKFNRYVNIATEGNISDKHIVDDLLKMIEVLYELVPMPCEEMNNVVETLKRVYDLNGNRLEIPEL
- the LOC132913350 gene encoding protein 5NUC-like, with translation MQPKREQPCDKMLVAWIMITTVLAFSSEVLGNPMPTEPQESEGLTLRIVHTNDMHSRFEQTSRLSSICSKKEAEENKCYGGFARIATLVRQARNSSVPCLFLNAGDTYQGSMWFSVYKWKIVAKFLNLLAPNVTSLGNHEFDDSVEGLIPFIQNASFPIVTSNLDLSKQPDLAATKLKNSTILTVNGVKIGVIGYLTPDTKIIASTENVIFLDEVESIRREAKQLKSQGVNILIAVGHSGFEMDKKIGREVEDIDIVIGGHTNTFLYNGIQPDLEIPEGLYPTEVIQKSGRKVYVVQAYAYTKYLGNLTVTFDDKGEVTNINGNPILVDSSIEQAKDILNELEQMRDAIDNISLRIVGNTRVLLEGDSKICRLRECNLGNLITDSMIDYNVGEYADQSSWTDAAIAIHNGGSIRSSITRGNEDKVTMGDVLNVLPFHNTIVKASMTGELLLSVLEWSVYNLDKDNTANLFGAFLQVSGLQVVYDLTQPKNSRVVSVKVLCASCDVPTYNRLEKNQTYNVLLTDFLQSGGDGYSMLKDLKTTSLGVSTSNILMMYLEKHSPVHPAVEWRITYFHNHFQAVCTTCSGTNSIYHSIGLTILLPIFSWLLAR